A single Cucumis melo cultivar AY chromosome 4, USDA_Cmelo_AY_1.0, whole genome shotgun sequence DNA region contains:
- the LOC103500317 gene encoding uncharacterized protein LOC103500317 isoform X1, with protein MMKFAGCSVTASLTPVHSVIRKSHPRLSSSILQKKLSKPISWSSGNQILRQGPEAEMVAGRYSPPWFSVAPMMECTDNHYRTLARLISKHAWLYTEMLAAETIVYQKDNLDRFLAFSPDQHPIVLQIGGNNLDNIAKAIELANPYGYDEINLNCGCPSPKVAGHGCFGVRLMLDPKFVGEAMSVIASKTDAPVSVKCRIGVDDHDSYNELCDFIYKVSSLSPTKHFVIHSRKALLNGISPAENRTIPPLKYEYFYALMRDFPDLRFTINGGINTVDEANAALRLGAHGVMMGRAAYQNPWRTLGHVDTAIYGAPSSGITRRQVLEQYQVYGDSVLGRYGNKPNIRDVVKPLLHLFYTDPGNGPWKRKADAAFQHCKTIKSFFEETLVAIPDYVLDAPVAEPPSGREDLFANTLSLMPPPYEDREQKVVLEA; from the exons ATGATGAAGTTTGCTGGATGTTCTGTTACAGCTTCTTTGACTCCTGTTCACTCTGTCATTCGGAAGAGCCATCCCAGGCTTTCATCAAGTATATTGCAAAAGAAGTTGTCTAAACCAATTAGTTGGTCTTCTGGAAATCAGATACTTCGTCAAGGTCCAGAAGCAGAAATGGTTGCTGGACGTTATTCCCCTCCATGGTTTAG TGTTGCTCCTATGATGGAATGCACTGATAATCACTACAGAACTCTTGCTCGTTTAATATCAAAGCATGCGTGGCTGTATACCGAGATGCTTGCTGCTGAAACAATTGTTTACCAAAAAGATAATCTT GACAGGTTCTTAGCATTTTCTCCAGATCAACATCCTATTGTCCTGCAAATTGGAGGAAACAATTTGGATAACATTGCAAAAGCTATTGAGCTTGCCAATCCTTATGGCTACGATGAAATTAATTTGAA CTGTGGATGTCCAAGTCCAAAGGTGGCTGGACATGGGTGCTTCGGTGTTCGCCTTATGCTGGATCCTAAG TTTGTTGGCGAAGCCATGTCAGTAATTGCTTCTAAGACTGACGCTCCTGTTAGCGTGAAATGTCGAATTGGCGTTGATGACCACGATTCATATAATGAACTTT GTGATTTTATTTACAAAGTTTCTTCCTTGTCGCCAACTAAGCATTTTGTAATCCATTCCCGTAAGGCACTGCTCAATGGTATCAGCCCAGCTGAAAATCGAACTATTCCTCCTTTGAA ATATGAATATTTCTATGCACTGATGCGTGACTTTCCAGACTTGAGATTCACAATAAATGGGGGCATTAACACTGTTGATGAG GCTAATGCTGCTCTGAGACTAGGAGCTCATGGTGTAATGATGGGCCGAGCTGCTTACCAGAA CCCTTGGCGTACTTTAGGACATGTAGACACTGCAATTTATGGTGCGCCTAGCAGTGGTATCACACGTCGTCAG GTCCTTGAACAGTATCAAGTATATGGGGATTCTGTTTTGGGTAGATATGGAAATAAGCCAAATATACGAGATGTTGTGAAG CCATTGCTTCACCTTTTCTACACAGATCCTGGAAATGGTCCGTGGAAGCGTAAAGCTGATGCTGCTTTTCAGCATTGCAAG ACCATCAAGTCATTTTTCGAGGAAACACTTGTTGCCATTCCAGATTATGTATTGGATGCTCCTGTAGCAGAACCTCCCTCTGGACGTGAAGATCTTTTTGCCAATACGCTTAGTTTGATGCCTCCGCCATATGAAGATAGAGAGCAAAAGGTAGTATTAGAGGCTTAA
- the LOC103500317 gene encoding uncharacterized protein LOC103500317 isoform X2 — MMKFAGCSVTASLTPVHSVIRKSHPRLSSSILQKKLSKPISWSSGNQILRQGPEAEMVAGRYSPPWFRFLAFSPDQHPIVLQIGGNNLDNIAKAIELANPYGYDEINLNCGCPSPKVAGHGCFGVRLMLDPKFVGEAMSVIASKTDAPVSVKCRIGVDDHDSYNELCDFIYKVSSLSPTKHFVIHSRKALLNGISPAENRTIPPLKYEYFYALMRDFPDLRFTINGGINTVDEANAALRLGAHGVMMGRAAYQNPWRTLGHVDTAIYGAPSSGITRRQVLEQYQVYGDSVLGRYGNKPNIRDVVKPLLHLFYTDPGNGPWKRKADAAFQHCKTIKSFFEETLVAIPDYVLDAPVAEPPSGREDLFANTLSLMPPPYEDREQKVVLEA, encoded by the exons ATGATGAAGTTTGCTGGATGTTCTGTTACAGCTTCTTTGACTCCTGTTCACTCTGTCATTCGGAAGAGCCATCCCAGGCTTTCATCAAGTATATTGCAAAAGAAGTTGTCTAAACCAATTAGTTGGTCTTCTGGAAATCAGATACTTCGTCAAGGTCCAGAAGCAGAAATGGTTGCTGGACGTTATTCCCCTCCATGGTTTAG GTTCTTAGCATTTTCTCCAGATCAACATCCTATTGTCCTGCAAATTGGAGGAAACAATTTGGATAACATTGCAAAAGCTATTGAGCTTGCCAATCCTTATGGCTACGATGAAATTAATTTGAA CTGTGGATGTCCAAGTCCAAAGGTGGCTGGACATGGGTGCTTCGGTGTTCGCCTTATGCTGGATCCTAAG TTTGTTGGCGAAGCCATGTCAGTAATTGCTTCTAAGACTGACGCTCCTGTTAGCGTGAAATGTCGAATTGGCGTTGATGACCACGATTCATATAATGAACTTT GTGATTTTATTTACAAAGTTTCTTCCTTGTCGCCAACTAAGCATTTTGTAATCCATTCCCGTAAGGCACTGCTCAATGGTATCAGCCCAGCTGAAAATCGAACTATTCCTCCTTTGAA ATATGAATATTTCTATGCACTGATGCGTGACTTTCCAGACTTGAGATTCACAATAAATGGGGGCATTAACACTGTTGATGAG GCTAATGCTGCTCTGAGACTAGGAGCTCATGGTGTAATGATGGGCCGAGCTGCTTACCAGAA CCCTTGGCGTACTTTAGGACATGTAGACACTGCAATTTATGGTGCGCCTAGCAGTGGTATCACACGTCGTCAG GTCCTTGAACAGTATCAAGTATATGGGGATTCTGTTTTGGGTAGATATGGAAATAAGCCAAATATACGAGATGTTGTGAAG CCATTGCTTCACCTTTTCTACACAGATCCTGGAAATGGTCCGTGGAAGCGTAAAGCTGATGCTGCTTTTCAGCATTGCAAG ACCATCAAGTCATTTTTCGAGGAAACACTTGTTGCCATTCCAGATTATGTATTGGATGCTCCTGTAGCAGAACCTCCCTCTGGACGTGAAGATCTTTTTGCCAATACGCTTAGTTTGATGCCTCCGCCATATGAAGATAGAGAGCAAAAGGTAGTATTAGAGGCTTAA
- the LOC103500317 gene encoding uncharacterized protein LOC103500317 isoform X3, translating into MVAGRYSPPWFSVAPMMECTDNHYRTLARLISKHAWLYTEMLAAETIVYQKDNLDRFLAFSPDQHPIVLQIGGNNLDNIAKAIELANPYGYDEINLNCGCPSPKVAGHGCFGVRLMLDPKFVGEAMSVIASKTDAPVSVKCRIGVDDHDSYNELCDFIYKVSSLSPTKHFVIHSRKALLNGISPAENRTIPPLKYEYFYALMRDFPDLRFTINGGINTVDEANAALRLGAHGVMMGRAAYQNPWRTLGHVDTAIYGAPSSGITRRQVLEQYQVYGDSVLGRYGNKPNIRDVVKPLLHLFYTDPGNGPWKRKADAAFQHCKTIKSFFEETLVAIPDYVLDAPVAEPPSGREDLFANTLSLMPPPYEDREQKVVLEA; encoded by the exons ATGGTTGCTGGACGTTATTCCCCTCCATGGTTTAG TGTTGCTCCTATGATGGAATGCACTGATAATCACTACAGAACTCTTGCTCGTTTAATATCAAAGCATGCGTGGCTGTATACCGAGATGCTTGCTGCTGAAACAATTGTTTACCAAAAAGATAATCTT GACAGGTTCTTAGCATTTTCTCCAGATCAACATCCTATTGTCCTGCAAATTGGAGGAAACAATTTGGATAACATTGCAAAAGCTATTGAGCTTGCCAATCCTTATGGCTACGATGAAATTAATTTGAA CTGTGGATGTCCAAGTCCAAAGGTGGCTGGACATGGGTGCTTCGGTGTTCGCCTTATGCTGGATCCTAAG TTTGTTGGCGAAGCCATGTCAGTAATTGCTTCTAAGACTGACGCTCCTGTTAGCGTGAAATGTCGAATTGGCGTTGATGACCACGATTCATATAATGAACTTT GTGATTTTATTTACAAAGTTTCTTCCTTGTCGCCAACTAAGCATTTTGTAATCCATTCCCGTAAGGCACTGCTCAATGGTATCAGCCCAGCTGAAAATCGAACTATTCCTCCTTTGAA ATATGAATATTTCTATGCACTGATGCGTGACTTTCCAGACTTGAGATTCACAATAAATGGGGGCATTAACACTGTTGATGAG GCTAATGCTGCTCTGAGACTAGGAGCTCATGGTGTAATGATGGGCCGAGCTGCTTACCAGAA CCCTTGGCGTACTTTAGGACATGTAGACACTGCAATTTATGGTGCGCCTAGCAGTGGTATCACACGTCGTCAG GTCCTTGAACAGTATCAAGTATATGGGGATTCTGTTTTGGGTAGATATGGAAATAAGCCAAATATACGAGATGTTGTGAAG CCATTGCTTCACCTTTTCTACACAGATCCTGGAAATGGTCCGTGGAAGCGTAAAGCTGATGCTGCTTTTCAGCATTGCAAG ACCATCAAGTCATTTTTCGAGGAAACACTTGTTGCCATTCCAGATTATGTATTGGATGCTCCTGTAGCAGAACCTCCCTCTGGACGTGAAGATCTTTTTGCCAATACGCTTAGTTTGATGCCTCCGCCATATGAAGATAGAGAGCAAAAGGTAGTATTAGAGGCTTAA